From the genome of Vicia villosa cultivar HV-30 ecotype Madison, WI linkage group LG2, Vvil1.0, whole genome shotgun sequence, one region includes:
- the LOC131648143 gene encoding early nodulin-like protein 3 → MAMMKSGFILFMSMLFLISSLSYGYKFNVGGKDGWAVKPSQCYSQWAQKNRFQINDTLYFKYNKGSDSVLVVNYQDYNSCNTNNPILKLDGGNSIFKFDRSGPFFFISGNVENCQKGEKLIVVVLSPNHNRKHNGPSSSPSPADSPAENAPSNSTVDNAPAKSPASSGSTMLSGSIIVSVGLVLVLGSFVF, encoded by the exons ATGGCAATGATGAAGTCTGGTTTTATCTTGTTCATGTCAATGCTCTTTCTCATCTCTTCATTGTCATATGGTTACAAGTTCAACGTTGGTGGCAAAGATGGCTGGGCTGTGAAACCCTCACAATGCTACAGTCAGTGGGCTCAGAAAAACAGGTTTCAAATCAACGACACACTTT ATTTCAAGTATAACAAAGGATCTGATTCAGTGTTGGTGGTAAATTACCAAGATTACAACTCATGCAATACCAACAATCCAATTCTTAAATTGGATGGTGGAAACTCCATTTTTAAATTTGACAGATCAGGTCCTTTTTTCTTCATTAGTGGAAATGTTGAAAATTGCCAAAAAGGTGAAAAATTAATTGTGGTGGTTTTGTCTCCAAACCACAACCGTAAACATAATGGTCCATCGTCGTCACCTTCTCCGGCTGATTCACCGGCAGAGAATGCTCCTTCAAATTCCACCGTTGATAATGCTCCGGCGAAATCTCCGGCAAGTTCGGGTTCAACTATGTTAAGTGGTTCTATTATTGTTAGCGTTGGGTTGGTTTTAGTTTTGGGAAGCTTTGTCTTTTAA